One region of Dysidea avara chromosome 1, odDysAvar1.4, whole genome shotgun sequence genomic DNA includes:
- the LOC136241307 gene encoding BAG family molecular chaperone regulator 1-like, whose amino-acid sequence MTVELRHGSERHHITLPSEVLLGREPTLIDLLELVVNSTGITRDCVKMIFKGKTLPHDHTPLKVAGVTDGSRIMLLGKKHNPDDDPVVMAIRQVEVTVDTTNQQVLSLKEEVEGVTKGFLPAHLVSSAVKSHSKQCSLLTERLTQLMEQLDGIQLSESSNVPVARERRKSCIQRIQGLLSILDSTATNLSSQLSQ is encoded by the exons ATGACGGTGGAACTGAGACATG GGTCAGAAAGACATCATATCACGCTACCTAGTGAGGTGTTGCTAGGTAGGGAGCCGACACTTATTGACCTATTAGAACTGGTCGTCAACTCTACCGGGATTACTAGGGATTGTGTGAAGATGATATTTAAGG GTAAGACGCTTCCACATGACCACACTCCTCTCAAGGTTGCTGGGGTAACTGATGGTAGTCGTATAATGTTACTAGGAAAGAAG CATAATCCAGATGATGATCCAGTTGTCATGGCAATAAGGCAGGTGGAAGTTACTGTGGATACAACCAACCAGCAAGTGTTGTCACTAAAAGAGGAGGTGGAAGGTGTGACCAAG GGGTTCCTACCTGCCCACCTGGTATCCAGTGCGGTCAAGTCACACTCTAAACAATGCTCACTATTAACTGAGAGACTGACACAGTTGATGGAACAACTTGATGGAATA CAACTGTCAGAGTCAAGTAATGTTCCAGTTGCTAGGGAGCGACGCAAGTCTTGTATACAGAGAATACAG GGACTACTATCAATACTGGACTCCACAGCAACCAACCTCTCATCACAGTTGTCACAGTAA